In one Corallococcus sp. EGB genomic region, the following are encoded:
- a CDS encoding lipopolysaccharide assembly protein LapB, whose product MITRKSTSLLQVLLFWFTLQGFTAQAQTVIEPELGIGVFGDPPNVTFRGSPLILQLYFGLPAGKVAAAGSATIQPVQISVPSGKWTRLVKLSVKNQQGVLQSWPFQVLTPVGASIQIAPGSPKELLVILPPEATSLLATGTYKLKLLLDSRTGSTPGSWKGWAIDDTTLEILDPPQAPDPAEQCSQALILAAYHEQKNNTAQAEAVLAQAPALVACLAARAELATRTGNKKLAIDLYKQAITRQSQLRQPSDEPSTILESQCQLVTNSLPEAERDPLATCGYRECIAESEEEICHRVSAQCGPLQATDICGNTSNIASCGTCTAPQTCGGSGVANQCGCAPETNAQFCSRQGKNCGSVTGQDNCGQSRTVTSCGTCSGTDSCGGAGTANVCGTCQPIPQATACANRQCGSVSDGCGTMYSCGTCQLGSQCSPTYGVCGLPCGQNGVLVCNDLFCRCDDSSGT is encoded by the coding sequence ATGATCACTCGAAAATCGACGTCACTGCTGCAGGTGCTCCTCTTTTGGTTCACACTTCAGGGATTCACTGCCCAAGCCCAGACAGTCATCGAACCTGAGCTGGGAATTGGCGTTTTCGGCGACCCCCCGAACGTCACCTTCAGAGGTTCGCCCCTCATCCTCCAGCTCTATTTTGGTTTGCCCGCAGGCAAGGTCGCGGCGGCAGGCAGCGCCACGATTCAGCCCGTCCAGATTTCCGTTCCCTCCGGAAAATGGACACGGCTCGTCAAGCTGTCCGTCAAGAACCAACAAGGAGTGCTCCAGTCCTGGCCCTTTCAAGTCTTGACGCCGGTCGGAGCAAGCATCCAGATTGCTCCTGGCAGTCCGAAAGAGTTGCTCGTGATTCTTCCCCCAGAAGCCACCTCGCTGCTGGCCACTGGGACCTACAAACTGAAGCTCCTTCTGGATTCCCGCACAGGCTCCACTCCTGGGAGCTGGAAGGGCTGGGCCATCGATGACACCACGCTGGAGATCCTGGACCCACCGCAGGCGCCCGATCCCGCCGAACAGTGCTCGCAGGCATTGATACTTGCCGCGTACCACGAGCAGAAGAACAACACCGCGCAAGCGGAGGCAGTCCTTGCGCAGGCGCCAGCCCTTGTGGCGTGCCTGGCGGCTCGCGCTGAACTCGCCACTCGAACCGGCAACAAGAAGCTTGCCATCGACCTCTACAAGCAGGCCATCACGCGGCAGAGCCAACTGAGACAGCCGTCCGACGAGCCAAGCACCATCCTTGAAAGTCAATGCCAGCTCGTGACGAACAGCCTTCCGGAGGCCGAACGCGATCCCTTGGCGACGTGTGGCTATAGAGAGTGCATTGCCGAGTCAGAGGAAGAGATCTGCCACAGGGTTTCGGCGCAGTGCGGCCCCCTCCAGGCCACGGATATCTGTGGAAACACGAGCAACATCGCATCATGCGGCACCTGTACAGCCCCACAGACCTGCGGTGGCTCCGGTGTCGCCAATCAGTGCGGTTGCGCGCCCGAAACCAACGCCCAGTTCTGCTCGCGGCAGGGAAAAAACTGCGGCTCGGTAACGGGGCAGGACAACTGCGGTCAGTCCCGGACGGTGACATCCTGTGGCACCTGCTCCGGCACGGACAGCTGCGGCGGAGCCGGGACCGCCAATGTCTGTGGCACCTGCCAACCCATTCCACAAGCGACAGCCTGCGCAAACCGTCAGTGTGGTTCCGTTTCAGACGGATGTGGAACAATGTACTCCTGCGGTACTTGCCAGCTCGGCAGCCAATGTTCGCCGACGTACGGAGTATGCGGGCTCCCATGTGGGCAGAACGGGGTCCTGGTATGCAATGATCTATTTTGTCGCTGTGACGACAGTAGCGGCACGTAG